One Chryseobacterium indoltheticum DNA segment encodes these proteins:
- a CDS encoding RagB/SusD family nutrient uptake outer membrane protein codes for MKNIFTNRSVLKKLIIVPSILIAGLSINACSEDFLNQPAYNSSDTESVFTNIETADAFVQGLYRGLVPTEMFYQLGAGDTVTHSAEDGSTNNSKYNICNYQYDAKTPNTVTGIYSAMYAVIERTNIAIDRLPDMPASQKRDALLAEAKAIRAFCYYNLIRVYGDVPAIWIPLEEADPNDPNTLYPKRSSRDVIYDKVIADIQESINNMPASNGTPERLNKQSTNALLAKIALYAAGYSLRWDLNTNSPGIMSRRPDNARVQQLYQIADAALDSVIKGGTNSLVQAQGGKSGFEALWFNFDRRNFSTVNQEMMWHIASYGPNTNSAFGVYAHPGSRGGTYGSRKALQFILPSYYLSFNAADKRRDVATTSYSIYFLNSGNASDTWVDVGTTYSCIMPGKFRISWCVEPQAADSRNLNIPIIRYADVLLMYAETQNYLNNGPTAAGIAALMEVRNRAGIGSLPIPSGQQAFESALVQERKWEFSDEFMLRTDLIRMNRIASEIEATKQAMKNLSNRTGQFASTPVYRLYKFHKNAQVYGDPFLAVTYIDLTNPAQIAQVQAVPTSSAGYAAYQTTLKAIALANGQTSTADDKWYPVNMFQAYTSTFNGNARKAVGFTGGFNTLQVGNIIYTKPTGSAENGGTYPNWIEGGGDGLFYGFVPNKTELLPFAAASAGHPLIDNPNLTQLPGY; via the coding sequence ATGAAAAATATATTTACTAATCGCAGCGTTTTAAAAAAACTAATCATAGTTCCATCTATTTTGATTGCTGGTTTAAGTATCAATGCGTGCAGCGAAGATTTTTTAAATCAACCTGCTTATAATTCATCAGATACAGAATCGGTATTTACCAATATAGAAACTGCAGATGCTTTTGTTCAGGGTTTATATAGAGGTCTTGTTCCTACCGAAATGTTCTATCAGTTAGGAGCTGGCGACACAGTTACTCACTCTGCAGAAGACGGATCAACAAATAATTCTAAATACAATATTTGTAATTATCAGTACGATGCAAAAACACCCAATACGGTTACAGGAATTTATTCTGCAATGTATGCGGTGATCGAAAGAACCAATATTGCCATCGACAGATTACCAGATATGCCGGCAAGCCAAAAGCGTGATGCATTATTGGCAGAAGCAAAGGCCATTCGTGCATTTTGCTACTACAACCTGATCAGAGTGTATGGTGATGTACCAGCAATTTGGATTCCTTTAGAAGAAGCAGATCCTAATGATCCTAATACTCTTTATCCTAAACGTAGTTCGCGTGATGTGATTTATGATAAAGTGATTGCTGATATACAAGAATCCATAAACAATATGCCTGCTTCTAACGGAACACCGGAAAGATTAAACAAGCAGTCAACCAATGCCCTTTTAGCAAAAATCGCTTTGTATGCAGCAGGATATTCTCTTCGTTGGGATCTGAATACAAATTCGCCGGGGATAATGTCTCGCCGTCCGGATAATGCCAGAGTTCAGCAATTATACCAAATTGCAGATGCTGCATTAGATTCTGTAATTAAGGGCGGAACCAATAGTTTGGTACAGGCTCAGGGAGGAAAAAGTGGTTTTGAAGCTTTGTGGTTTAATTTCGACAGAAGAAACTTTTCAACCGTAAATCAGGAAATGATGTGGCACATCGCTTCTTATGGACCTAATACGAACTCAGCATTTGGAGTATATGCTCATCCGGGATCAAGAGGAGGTACTTATGGTTCTCGTAAAGCGTTACAGTTTATACTTCCAAGTTATTATCTGTCTTTTAATGCTGCAGATAAGCGCAGAGATGTTGCTACTACTTCTTATAGTATTTACTTCTTGAACTCTGGTAATGCAAGTGATACATGGGTAGATGTAGGAACAACCTATTCGTGCATTATGCCGGGTAAGTTTAGAATCTCTTGGTGTGTGGAGCCACAAGCTGCAGATTCACGTAATTTGAATATTCCTATCATCAGATACGCAGATGTATTATTAATGTATGCTGAAACACAAAATTATTTAAATAACGGACCTACCGCTGCAGGAATTGCTGCTTTAATGGAAGTAAGAAACAGAGCCGGAATCGGTTCATTACCAATACCAAGCGGTCAGCAGGCTTTTGAATCAGCACTTGTTCAGGAGCGTAAGTGGGAATTTTCGGACGAATTTATGCTTCGTACTGATTTAATCAGAATGAATCGTATCGCAAGCGAAATTGAAGCGACAAAACAAGCTATGAAAAACTTATCAAACCGTACAGGTCAGTTTGCGTCAACACCGGTTTATCGTTTGTATAAATTTCATAAAAATGCTCAGGTTTACGGAGATCCGTTCTTGGCAGTTACTTATATTGATTTAACTAATCCTGCACAGATTGCACAGGTTCAGGCAGTTCCTACCAGTTCAGCTGGGTATGCTGCTTATCAAACGACTTTGAAGGCTATTGCATTAGCGAACGGACAAACTTCAACAGCTGATGACAAATGGTATCCTGTAAATATGTTCCAGGCTTATACAAGTACATTCAATGGTAATGCAAGAAAAGCTGTAGGATTTACAGGAGGATTTAATACACTTCAGGTTGGTAATATTATTTATACAAAACCAACGGGTTCAGCTGAAAATGGCGGAACATATCCAAACTGGATCGAAGGTGGCGGAGACGGTCTGTTCTACGGATTTGTACCTAATAAAACAGAATTACTTCCTTTTGCGGCAGCGTCTGCGGGGCATCCGTTAATTGATAATCCAAATCTTACTCAGCTTCCTGGATATTAA
- a CDS encoding bifunctional aldolase/short-chain dehydrogenase, with translation MENVKTFKYVDYLWDDSKAASFGDDQVALFLYRSNILGADLRITNYGGGNTSCKTIEKDPLTNEEVEVMWVKGSGGDIGTLTRKGIAGLYTERLRNLKNVYGGLADEDRMVGLFDHCIFDLESKAPSIDTPLHGLLPFKHIDHLHPDALIAVAAAKDSEAITKEIWGDTMGWVPWQRPGFDLGLQLEKCLADNPGIRGIVLGSHGLFTWGDTSYECYMNSLEVIETASEYIAKKIEENGQVFGGQKVESLPAEERKNKAAQLMPLLRGLASSENRMVGHFTDSDVVLEYINSNDLERLAPLGTSCPDHFLRTKIQPLVLTLDKNEDLSDSKAILDKLNPLFEQYRQEYKDYYETCKHPNSPAMRDPNPVIIIYPGVGMFSFSKDKQTTRVANEFYVNAINVMRGAEAISEYTSLPRQEAFDIEYWLLEEAKLQRMPKEKPLSRKVAIVTGAGGGIGQAIADKMVAEGAVVVFTDLNQEAVESVTAKYNKDQAVSVPCDVTSEESIANAFKEAVLAFGGVDIIVHSAGLAISKSLEDTTTKDWDLLENVLVKGQFMMAKSGTEIMKKQNLGGDIVNIASKNGLVAGPNNVAYGTAKAAQQHMTRLLAAELAADKIRVNVVNPDGVIVGSKIWEGSWAEGRAKANGISVEELPAFYAKRNLLNEIILPEDIANGVFACVAILDKTTGNIINVDGGMANAFPR, from the coding sequence ATGGAAAACGTAAAAACATTTAAATACGTAGATTATTTATGGGATGATAGCAAAGCGGCATCTTTCGGAGACGATCAGGTGGCTTTATTTTTATACCGTTCAAACATATTAGGAGCAGATCTTAGAATTACAAATTATGGTGGTGGTAACACAAGTTGCAAAACCATCGAAAAAGACCCGTTGACGAATGAAGAAGTTGAGGTAATGTGGGTAAAAGGTTCAGGTGGTGACATCGGAACTTTGACTAGAAAAGGAATCGCCGGATTATATACGGAAAGACTGAGAAATCTGAAAAATGTTTACGGAGGTTTAGCAGACGAAGACAGAATGGTAGGTTTATTCGATCACTGTATTTTCGATTTGGAAAGCAAAGCGCCTTCTATTGATACGCCTCTTCACGGTTTACTTCCATTTAAACATATCGATCACCTTCACCCGGATGCATTAATTGCAGTTGCAGCAGCAAAAGACAGCGAAGCAATTACCAAAGAAATCTGGGGAGACACAATGGGTTGGGTGCCTTGGCAGAGACCTGGCTTCGACTTAGGTTTACAGCTTGAAAAATGTTTGGCTGATAATCCCGGAATCAGAGGAATCGTTTTAGGAAGCCACGGATTATTCACTTGGGGAGACACTTCGTACGAATGTTACATGAACAGTTTGGAAGTAATCGAAACCGCTTCTGAATATATCGCTAAAAAAATCGAAGAAAACGGACAGGTTTTCGGAGGTCAAAAAGTAGAATCTCTTCCTGCTGAAGAACGTAAAAATAAAGCGGCTCAATTGATGCCCTTATTGAGAGGTTTAGCTTCTTCTGAAAATAGAATGGTTGGTCATTTCACAGACAGTGATGTTGTTTTAGAATACATCAACAGTAACGATTTGGAGCGTTTAGCACCATTGGGAACTTCTTGTCCGGACCACTTTTTAAGAACAAAGATTCAACCTTTAGTGTTGACTTTAGATAAAAATGAAGATTTATCTGATTCTAAAGCTATTTTAGATAAATTAAATCCACTTTTCGAACAATACAGACAGGAATATAAAGACTATTACGAGACTTGCAAACATCCAAACAGCCCTGCAATGCGTGACCCGAATCCTGTGATCATCATTTATCCGGGCGTTGGAATGTTCAGTTTCTCAAAAGATAAGCAGACAACTCGTGTTGCGAACGAATTTTACGTCAATGCAATCAACGTAATGCGTGGTGCAGAAGCTATTTCTGAATACACTTCATTACCAAGACAGGAAGCATTCGATATCGAATATTGGCTACTTGAAGAAGCTAAATTGCAGAGAATGCCTAAAGAAAAACCTCTTTCAAGAAAAGTTGCGATCGTAACCGGTGCAGGAGGCGGAATCGGGCAGGCTATTGCTGACAAAATGGTTGCTGAAGGCGCAGTGGTTGTTTTTACAGACCTTAATCAGGAAGCGGTAGAATCTGTTACCGCAAAATACAACAAAGATCAGGCAGTATCTGTTCCGTGTGATGTGACGAGCGAAGAATCTATTGCCAATGCTTTTAAGGAAGCTGTTTTAGCATTCGGTGGAGTAGATATCATCGTTCATTCTGCAGGTCTGGCTATTTCTAAATCTTTGGAAGATACAACTACGAAAGACTGGGATTTATTGGAGAATGTATTGGTAAAAGGTCAGTTTATGATGGCTAAAAGCGGTACTGAAATTATGAAAAAGCAAAATTTAGGTGGAGACATCGTGAATATTGCAAGTAAAAACGGATTGGTTGCCGGACCAAATAACGTAGCGTACGGAACTGCAAAAGCAGCTCAACAGCACATGACAAGATTATTGGCAGCAGAATTGGCAGCAGATAAGATCCGTGTAAATGTTGTAAATCCTGACGGAGTTATCGTTGGAAGTAAAATCTGGGAAGGTTCTTGGGCAGAAGGTCGTGCAAAAGCAAACGGAATTTCTGTAGAAGAATTACCTGCATTTTACGCAAAGAGAAATTTATTAAACGAAATTATACTTCCTGAAGATATCGCCAACGGAGTTTTCGCTTGTGTTGCGATTTTAGATAAAACGACAGGAAATATTATCAATGTAGATGGCGGAATGGCTAATGCTTTCCCAAGATAA
- a CDS encoding sugar isomerase yields MIIGKDIIEQYNKNEVENFNSDFDFLQNKLTKAGSNVAEIVNKIADFQVAIPSWALGAGGTRFGRFSYGGEPSSLEQKLDDVGLIHALTHSAGAVSLHIPWDIPSDVKAIKEKAVSHGLVFDAMNSNTFQDQPGAKQSYKFGSLNAANEDSRAYAVEHNKEVIRIGKELDSKSLTVWLADGSSFPGQLNFQTALSNTEKSLKEIYAGMPEDWKLFIEYKPYEPNFYSTTIQDWGTSFMLANACGERAFTLVDLGHHLPNSNIEQIVATLMYKGKLGGFHFNDSKYGDDDLTVGSIKPYALFLIFNELVYGMENNPNNPYPAWMIDASHNIKDPLEDLLQSLEAILIAYATALLVDQKALKEAQQNNDVVLAQDILQNAYRTDVRPLLRAARLQTGAALDPIATYRNLKVREQLISERGLNVKATGL; encoded by the coding sequence ATGATTATAGGAAAAGATATCATTGAACAATACAATAAAAACGAAGTTGAAAACTTTAATTCAGACTTTGATTTTCTTCAAAATAAATTAACAAAAGCAGGTTCCAACGTTGCTGAGATTGTCAACAAAATTGCCGATTTTCAGGTAGCAATTCCAAGTTGGGCTTTAGGCGCAGGTGGAACCCGTTTCGGAAGATTTTCTTACGGTGGCGAACCTTCTTCTTTGGAGCAGAAATTAGACGATGTAGGATTGATTCACGCTTTAACGCATTCTGCGGGAGCTGTTTCATTGCATATTCCTTGGGATATTCCGAGTGATGTGAAAGCGATTAAAGAAAAAGCAGTTTCTCACGGACTTGTTTTTGATGCGATGAATTCTAACACGTTTCAGGATCAGCCGGGAGCAAAACAATCGTATAAATTTGGTTCTTTAAACGCTGCAAATGAAGATTCTAGAGCGTATGCAGTTGAACACAACAAAGAAGTAATAAGAATTGGAAAAGAATTAGATTCAAAAAGTTTAACCGTTTGGTTGGCAGACGGATCAAGTTTTCCGGGACAGCTGAATTTCCAGACCGCTTTGTCAAATACTGAAAAAAGTTTAAAAGAAATCTACGCAGGAATGCCTGAAGACTGGAAGCTTTTTATTGAATATAAACCTTACGAGCCGAATTTCTATTCAACAACCATTCAGGATTGGGGAACTTCTTTTATGCTGGCAAACGCTTGTGGTGAAAGAGCTTTCACGTTGGTTGATCTTGGGCATCATTTACCGAATTCAAATATTGAGCAAATCGTTGCAACCTTGATGTATAAAGGAAAATTAGGAGGTTTCCACTTTAATGACAGCAAATATGGAGATGATGATTTAACGGTTGGTTCTATTAAGCCTTATGCTTTGTTCTTGATTTTCAATGAATTAGTATACGGAATGGAAAACAATCCAAACAATCCTTATCCGGCTTGGATGATAGATGCAAGTCACAATATCAAAGATCCGTTGGAAGATTTATTACAATCTCTAGAAGCAATTTTAATTGCTTATGCGACAGCACTTTTAGTTGATCAGAAAGCATTAAAAGAAGCGCAACAAAATAATGATGTTGTGTTGGCGCAGGATATTTTGCAGAACGCATACAGAACCGATGTTCGTCCGTTACTGAGAGCAGCAAGATTACAGACAGGTGCCGCTTTAGACCCAATCGCAACATACAGAAACCTAAAAGTAAGAGAGCAATTGATTTCCGAAAGAGGTCTTAATGTTAAAGCAACAGGATTATAA
- a CDS encoding FGGY-family carbohydrate kinase, which produces MSKKKVTIVFDIGKTNKKFFLFDKNYKEVVREYTELPLTTDEDGYPTEDLSALQNWIKDNFNAILDDENFEVKAINFSTYGASFVHLDQKGNVLTPLYNYTKPMDQEILDLFYEKHGSKLKIARETASPQAGMLNSGLQLFWMKYKHPEIFKKIRYSLHLPQYLSYLFTGICVSEFTSIGCHTNLWDYDKADYHDWVYEEEIDALLPPIVPTSASINTSYRNKKIKIGVGIHDSSSALLPYILSKKEPFLLLSTGTWSISLNPFNDESLTDEDIENNCLNYMRIDGKRVKASRFFMGNEYKIQVEKLCDYYGKEYGFHREVKFDQDLYLRLMKHKAIYFRFEGIILKRKMITATDLNSFATFEEAYHQLMIELMDLQIHTITNAIGNSEIKNIYIDGGFTDNDVFMKLMSHHFQHYNVMSTHSPLGSALGASMVISNKKIDETFLQQHYQMKVLQPLIFNL; this is translated from the coding sequence ATGTCCAAGAAAAAGGTAACCATAGTTTTTGATATTGGAAAGACCAATAAAAAATTCTTTTTATTTGATAAAAATTATAAAGAAGTCGTGCGCGAATATACAGAATTACCGCTTACGACAGATGAAGACGGTTATCCGACAGAAGATCTTTCTGCATTACAAAATTGGATCAAAGATAACTTTAATGCCATTCTTGATGATGAAAACTTTGAAGTAAAAGCAATCAATTTTTCTACATACGGAGCAAGTTTTGTACATCTTGATCAGAAAGGAAATGTTCTGACGCCTTTGTACAATTACACAAAACCGATGGATCAGGAAATTCTTGATCTATTCTACGAAAAACACGGCAGCAAACTGAAAATTGCGCGTGAAACAGCTTCGCCACAAGCCGGAATGCTGAATTCTGGGTTACAATTGTTCTGGATGAAATATAAACACCCGGAAATATTCAAAAAAATACGTTACAGTCTTCATTTACCACAATATTTATCGTATTTGTTTACTGGAATTTGTGTGTCAGAATTTACCTCAATTGGTTGTCACACCAATCTTTGGGATTATGACAAAGCAGATTACCACGATTGGGTTTACGAAGAAGAAATTGATGCTTTATTGCCTCCAATCGTTCCAACTTCTGCAAGTATCAACACTTCTTACAGAAATAAGAAAATTAAAATCGGCGTTGGGATTCATGACAGTTCATCAGCACTTTTACCTTATATTTTAAGTAAAAAAGAACCGTTTTTATTGCTTTCAACAGGAACCTGGAGTATTTCTTTAAACCCATTTAATGATGAAAGCTTGACTGATGAAGATATAGAAAACAACTGTCTGAATTATATGCGGATTGACGGAAAACGTGTAAAAGCATCACGTTTCTTTATGGGAAATGAATATAAAATTCAGGTTGAAAAATTATGTGATTATTACGGAAAAGAATATGGTTTCCATAGAGAAGTAAAATTTGATCAGGATCTGTACCTTCGTTTGATGAAGCACAAAGCGATATATTTCCGCTTTGAAGGGATTATTTTAAAACGAAAAATGATTACCGCTACTGATCTCAATTCATTCGCTACCTTTGAAGAAGCCTATCACCAGCTGATGATTGAATTGATGGATCTGCAGATTCATACCATTACCAATGCCATCGGAAATTCAGAAATTAAAAATATTTACATTGACGGCGGTTTTACAGACAATGATGTCTTTATGAAACTGATGTCTCATCATTTTCAGCATTACAATGTGATGTCTACACATTCTCCGTTGGGATCGGCTTTGGGAGCATCAATGGTGATTTCAAACAAAAAAATAGACGAAACTTTTTTACAGCAGCACTATCAGATGAAAGTGCTTCAGCCTTTAATTTTTAATTTATAA